Proteins co-encoded in one Rhopalosiphum maidis isolate BTI-1 chromosome 2, ASM367621v3, whole genome shotgun sequence genomic window:
- the LOC113551220 gene encoding nidogen-2: MERLSKLLQFFFLILVFGINGSTQLVYPYGPTAGDTQLRVGYEVASPGIPLSVPVKFYNETYDTIFVNSNGLVSFNNEMPTFFNVPFPLDYPALAAFYANVDLRGSGQVYYREDRNPRTLAHADAQVSRFYPRYQGRFAAVSVFVATWHRVGYYKKNADRTNTFQVAVATDGHETFVQFAYPSPIQWVQSFGGMSEVGLPDAKAQAGFSAADGRIHVLRGSGSDQIHNLDRWSNTDAPGVWLYRVGNIGTNENVEPPEFPGSVRPDEGLTCAIAGALCHNQASCVDYEQGDMCCICKQGYFGNGVTCIKENVPVRVSGKVSIDVNGIVMPESDLQAYVATMDGRVYMAISDVPTNLGFELQYLSVFPSVVAWLFSLHSENAYNGYQLTGGVVNYTSEVTFPGTEHRITIHQRFFGLNSFDQLIMDATVQGTTPQVPLPHTRFTLPNDNHQQYTIANGRMHSYYTYRYKQEGSDFEQQVTVAQKFEFSQPCNKAAKGFTSFMLQSSKAFAYYEEKVKILRLVSTNNIFLPFEDTQDPCSDGHVKCVANSTCVREGSTFRCECNLGFHSLYGTESGCVDINECQDRIDRCDPNAMCVNEVGTYSCQCKLGFEGNGYYCGAITEAPNTEPTSRAYNIENSVCDVPNNISTCSCIQGYEIRLLSSDSTDFECVDVNECSIPEVCHRDSYCTNYPGTYACSCNTGFIGDGLRCLPLPPRCRLEGHRYVGQGCPVEKTCIRDLCQCPSSYVDVGQYCAPYDDVSTAEPEITVTESSISCAEINTCHAHAQCNFINSQQRHKCQCNPGYEGDGYECSLMELSCSKSNICDAHASCQIVEGHSICVCNSGYEGDGIICTPTGECVSDSNCGPNEMCMYNETSYIYSCKCLEGYQKLDNKCQRSRCSYECHKYANCVQGERNNYVCRCNNGYTGNGVTQCERVIETGCTENSCPANTECNNVGNTFKCSCAQGYTENWYGLELSCTETCVVNTSICHPSAQCVTDTSGHYICQCRQGYIGNGYYCKENKKTTKEDIYLLVNQGMATLHIPTVPNKTRGDYPIHLQFDKIAIGLAVDCLEEQMYWSYIADRTIKSSKLNGSNVQESITTEATSTEGLTIDWINRKIYWTDSGLKRIMAADLSNKTHVTIIANSSLSNPRGIAVHPNRRKLFWSDWNRISPKIEWSDLDGSQREVFVQGPNVKLPNSIAIDWYTDEVCWADAGLKSIECIGIESRLQRTAVANCSYPFGLAITRDNFYWTDWISGKIEFTGRNEKVKRESLPVPLHGNGKLYGIAAVTGKCP; encoded by the exons ATGGAACGGCTCAGTAAATTGTTacagtttttctttttaatcctAGTCTTTGGGATAAATGGTTCTACACAATTAGTTTACCCTTATGGACCAACTGCCGGTGATACACAGTTGCGAGTGGGATACGAGGTTGCTAGCCCCGGCATTCCGCTTAGTGTGCCTGTGAAGTTCTATAATGAGACTTATGACACCATTTTC GTGAACAGCAATGGGCTGGTGTCGTTCAACAACGAGATGCCGACGTTCTTCAACGTGCCATTCCCGCTCGATTACCCGGCGCTGGCCGCGTTCTATGCCAATGTGGACCTCCGGGGCAGCGGACAGGTGTACTACCGGGAAGACCGGAACCCGCGGACTCTGGCCCACGCCGACGCACAGGTGTCCCGGTTCTACCCGCGGTACCAGGGCCGATTCGCCGCCGTGTCTGTGTTCGTGGCTACGTGGCACCGGGTGGGCTACTACAAGAAGAACGCCGACCGGACCAACACGTTCCAGGTGGCCGTGGCCACGGATGGCCACGAGACATTCGTTCAGTTCGCGTACCCGTCGCCCATCCAGTGGGTGCAGTCGTTCGGCGGTATGTCCGAGGTCGGGCTACCGGACGCCAAGGCCCAGGCCGGGTTCAGCGCCGCCGACGGGCGCATACACGTGCTCCGAGGATCGGGAAGCGATCAGATACACAATTTGGACAG ATGGAGTAACACGGATGCGCCGGGTGTTTGGTTGTATCGTGTGGGCAACATCGGAACGAATGAAAACGTGGAACCACCCGAATTTCCCGGAAGCGTCCGACCag ACGAGGGTTTGACTTGCGCAATAGCCGGAGCTTTGTGTCACAACCAAGCATCATGCGTAGATTACGAACAAGGAGATATGTGCTGTATATGCAAACAAGGGTACTTTGGCAACGGTGTTACTTGTATTAAAGAAA ATGTACCAGTCCGCGTCAGTGGAAAAGTCAGCATAGACGTCAACGGGATCGTAATGCCGGAGTCAGATTTACAGGCTTACGTGGCAACGATGGACGGCCGCGTGTACATGGCCATCTCGGACGTGCCCACCAACTTGGGTTTCGAGTTGCAATACCTGTCCGTATTCCCATCAGTAGTCGCATGGCTTTTCTCGTTACACTCGGAAAACGCGTACAACGGATACCAGTTGACAG GAGGAGTGGTAAACTACACTTCTGAAGTGACTTTTCCGGGAACTGAACACAGAATAACCATTCATCAACGGTTTTTCGGACTTAATTCGTTCGACCAATTAATAATGGACGCCACCGTACAGGGAACAACGCCTCAAGTCCCATTGCCCCATACCAGATTCACATTGCCCAACGACAATCATCAGCAGTATACGATCGCAAACG gTCGTATGCATTCGTATTATACGTACAGGTACAAACAAGAAGGGTCAGATTTCGAACAACAAGTGACCGTGGCACAAAAATTCGAATTTTCTCAACCATGTAACAAGGCCGCCAAGGGATTTACGTCGTTCATGTTACAGAGTTCCAAAGCTTTCGCCTACTACgaagaaaaagtaaaaattttgaGACTGGTCAGCacaaacaacatatttttgcCATTCG AAGATACGCAGGACCCTTGCAGCGACGGACATGTAAAATGTGTTGCGAACAGCACGTGCGTCAGGGAGGGCAGTACTTTCAGATGCGAATGCAATCTAgg ATTCCATTCGTTGTACGGTACCGAGTCCGGGTGTGTAGATATCAACGAGTGTCAAGATAGGATCGATCGATGTGACCCGAATGCCATGTGCGTTAACGAAGTGGGTACCTATAGCTGTCAGTGTAAACTGGGATTTGAAGGAAATGGTTATTATTGCGGAGCAATTACTGAGGCTCCGAATACAG aaccaACATCGAGGGCTTATAACATCGAGAACAGTGTTTGTGATGTGCCTAATAATATTAGCACTTGTTCCTGTATTCAAGG TTATGAAATACGATTGCTATCGAGCGACTCCACCGATTTCGAGTGCGTAGACGTCAACGAATGCAGTATACCAGAAGTCTGTCACAGGGATAGTTATTGCACGAATTATCCGGGCACTTACGCATGTTCTTGCAACACGGGTTTCATAGGCGATGGACTTAGGTGTTTACCATTAC ccCCTAGATGCCGATTGGAAGGACATAGATACGTAGGTCAGGGATGTCCCGTGGAGAAAACTTGCATCAGGGATTTGTGTCAATGTCCATCATCGTACGTTGACGTCGGACAATATTGTGCACCCTATGACGATGTTTCTACTGCAGAACCGGAGATCACCGTAACAGAATCATCGA tttcgTGTGCCGAGATCAACACGTGTCACGCTCATGCCCAGTGTAACTTTATAAACTCTCAGCAACGACACAAGTGTCAATGCAATCCGGGCTATGAAGGAGATGGATATGAATGTTCGTTAATGG aatTATCGTGTTCAAAATCAAACATCTGTGATGCACATGCTAGCTGTCAGATAGTTGAAGGTCATTCAATATGTGTATGTAACAGTGGATACGAAGGAgatggtataatatgtacaccaACAGGTGAATGTGTATCAGACTCAAATTGTGGTCCGAATgaaatgtgtatgtataacGAAACCAGTTACATATATAGCTGCAAGTGTTTAGAAGGTTATCAAAAGCTTGACAACAAATGCCAAAGATCAC GCTGTTCATATGAATGTCACAAATATGCCAACTGTGTACAAGgagaaagaaataattatgtatgtcGTTGTAATAATGGATATACAGGTAATGGTGTTACACAGTGTGAACGGGTAATCGAAACTGGCTGCACAGAGAATTCGTGTCCAGCAAATACTGAATGTAACAATGTaggaaatacttttaaatgttcTTGTGCCCag ggATACACAGAAAACTGGTATGGTTTAGAGTTATCGTGCACAGAGACCTGTGTAGTAAACACCAGCATTTGCCATCCATCGGCTCAGTGTGTGACTGATACGTCAGGACATTATATTTGTCAATGTAGACAAGGGTACATAGGAAATGGTTATTATTGCAAAG aaaataaaaaaacgacaAAAGAAGACATTTACTTACTTGTAAATCAAGGGATGGCAACATTGCATATTCCAACAGTTCCAAACAAAACAAGAGGAGATTATCCAATTCATCtgcaatttgataaaatagccATTG GTTTAGCAGTTGATTGTTTAGAAGAGCAGATGTATTGGAGTTACATAGCAGACCGGACAATTAAGTCGTCTAAACTGAATGGTTCAAATGTGCAAGAATCTATTACCACAGAAGCTACATCAACTGAAGGATTAACTATTGACTGGATTAATAGAAAGATTTATTGGACAGATTCAGGTTTGAAACGAATAATGGCAGCAGATTTATCTAATAAGACCCATGTGACAATAATAGCAAATTCTTCACTCAGTAATCCCCGAGGAATTGCAGTTCATCCAAACAGaag AAAATTGTTTTGGTCAGACTGGAATAGAATTAGTCCTAAAATTGAATGGTCTGATTTGGATGGTAGCCAAAGGGAAGTTTTTGTTCAAGGACCTAATGTCAAATTACCAAACTCTATAGCTATAGATTGGTATACAGATGAAGTCTGTTGGGCAGATGCAGGTTTAAAaagtatag aaTGTATTGGAATAGAGAGTCGATTACAACGAACTGCTGTTGCTAATTGCAGTTATCCATTTGGACTAGCTATAACCCGAGACAATTTTTATTGGACTGATTGGATATC agggAAAATTGAATTCACTGGAAGAAATGAAAAAGTGAAAAGAGAAAGTCTACCTGTACCTCTGCATGGTAATGGCAAATTGTACGGAATTGCAGCAGTTACTGGAAAATGTCCCTAA
- the LOC113551221 gene encoding 5'-AMP-activated protein kinase subunit beta-1: MGNTSGSQRHKSAGLIVPSSPTKEVQSQAFVFDKTSDSIGLHDTNALFPQSSSKPNDDEFTDGIPHSMSESDTENKMLPTVFRWEGGGKQVFISGTFSEWKPIPMVQSHNDFVTIIDLPEGEHHYKFCVDGNWQCDTKVSMIEGDPGITNNKVVVKKTDFEVFQALDVDSIDENGIEKGGFSQDIPSSVPWQKVSGPPILPPHLLQVILNKDTPVSCEPTLLPEPNHVMLNHLYALSIKDGVMVLSATHRYRKKYVTTLLYKPI, encoded by the exons ATGGGCAACACTAGTGGCAGTCAGCGACACAAGTCGGCAGGTCTGATCGTTCCTTCCTCGCCAACAAAAGAAGTGCAAAGTCAAGCGTTTGTGTTTGATAAGACTTCGGATTCCATTGGGCTACACGATACTAATGCGCTGTTCCCACAGAGTTCGTCTAAACCAAAT GACGATGAGTTCACTGACGGCATCCCGCATTCAATGTCGGAAAGTGACaccgaaaataaaatgttaccgACCGTGTTCAGATGGGAAGGTGGTGGCAAACAAGTGTTTATCAGTGGCACATTCTCTGAATGGAAACCTATACCAATGGTTCAAAG TCACAATGATTTTGTAACTATAATTGACTTGCCAGAAGGTgaacatcattataaattttgtgttGATGGCAATTGGCAATGTGATACTAAAGTT agcATGATTGAAGGTGATCCaggtataacaaataacaaagtGGTAGTTAAGAAAACAGACTTTGAAGTTTTTCAAGCATTGGATGTTGATTCAATCGATGAAAATGGCATTGAAAAAG GTGGATTTTCCCAAGATATTCCTTCATCGGTTCCTTGGCAGAAAGTTTCTGGACCACCAATTTTACCACCACATCTTCTTCAAGTGATACTTAACAAAGACACTCCAGTTtcg tGTGAACCAACACTTTTACCAGAACCAAACCATGTGATGCTCAACCATTTGTATGCTCTTTCGATTAAAGATGGAGTCATGGTGTTGAGTGCAACACACAgatatcgtaaaaaatatgttactaCTCTACTGTACAAACCAATCTGA